The Prosthecobacter fusiformis sequence ACCTTGTAGTTAAAGGACTGGCGAAGGATCTTTTCCAGACCGCGCATGCCGTCTTCCGCTGTATCCACCTGGAATCCCAAATGGCTGAGCACAGCCTGACCGGCCATGCGGATGGTGGCCTCATCATCGACAATGAGCGCATACCCGGTGCCCAGCCAGGAGGTGGAATGAAACTGCTCTGCCTCGGCCAATTTCTCCACTTCTGCACAGGCGGGCATGTAGATGCGGAAGGTGGTGCCCGCACCAGAGATGCTATTCACGGAAAGTCCGCCGCCGTGACTGCGAACGATGCCGAGCACGGCAGCGAGGCCCAGACCACGACCGGTAAACTTGGTGGTGAAGAAGGGATCAAAAATGCGCGCCATGACCTCGGGAGGCATGCCTTCCCCGGTGTCCTTAACCTCGATCATGAGGTAATCCCCTTCCAACAGGGTATTGCCAGCGCGGCACTGCTCCAGGTAGGCCTGGTCCACATGCATGTAGCGGGTCTTCAGCTTGATTTTACCAGGCAGGTCCTGGAGGGATTCGGAGGCATTGATGACCAGGTTCATGATCACCTGCTGGAGCTGGCTGCGGTCCCCTTTAACTTTGGGCATGTTGTCCCCGAGATCCAATGAGAGGGCCGTTTTTTTACTAATGGCGGTGGTCAGCAATTGAGCCGTATCCCGGGTGAGTTCATTGATGCAGATATCCTCCATGCTCACAGGTCCCTGCCCTGCGTAGGCCAGCATCTGGTTGCAAAGCTGGGCGGCACGCTCAGCCGCAGCCTGGATGTCCGTGAGGCTCCTGAGAACCGGCGACTCCTGTGGCACAAAGGACTTGGCCAGTGAGGCATTCATGGTCACCACGGTGAGGAGGTTATTAAAGTCATGGGCGATGCCAGCGGCCAGCACGCCCAGGCTTTCCAGACGCTGGGTCTCCTGCATTTTGGTCTCCAGGCGGCGGCGCTCTTCCTGCAATTTTTTGCTGTTGGTGCAATCCCGAAAAACCACGACACAACCGGTAATCCGGCCATCATCATCCCGGATGGGGGAGATGCTGTCATCCAGGGGCACTTCGTGGCCGTCCTTGGTTCTCAGCCGCTTGCTTTCCCCCATGTGGATGGTCACGCCGGCCTTCATCGCCTCCGCATAAAAAGCCGGGGTCTCATTGGTGCCATCCTCCCCATAAATGGCCAGCACCTCCTCCAGCGGACGGCCGATGGCCTCATAGCAGGACCATCCCGTGACGGATTCCGCCAGCGGATTGATAAGGGTGATGATCCCTTTGTCGTCCGTGGCGATGACGCCATCTCCGATGCTGCGCAGGGTGGTGGCCAGCCAGCGCTCCACTTTCCTGAGCCGGGTTTCCGCACGGTGGCGGTACAGAGCCATCTCGATGGTGGCACGCAGTTCCCGCTCATCAAAGGGCTTCAGCACATAGCCAAAAGGCTCGGTCTGGCCAGCGCGACGCAGGGTCACTTCATCAGCATGGGCAGTGATGAAGATGACCGGAATATTGGAGGCCTTGCGCAGATTTGCGGCCACATCCACGCCGTCGATGCCGTCGCGCAGATGAATGTCCATCACCACCAGGTCCACGTTTTCACGGAGGATTCCTTCCAGTGCTTCGACGCCGTTATCGGCCATGCCCGCGACCTCATAGCCCATTTTGATGAGCCGCTCTTCCAGATCCATGGCGACCAGACTTTCATCCTCGACAATAAACACCTTGAGGGAGGTGCGGGAACTGGCGGATGAATCTCCTTCTTGGATGGGCATCATGTTTTCTATTTTTTCAGGCCGTTAAACATTAAAATTAATCTCAACACAACATCCAGCCGTCTGCTGTGGAAAGAAAATCTGGGCACGCATTTGATAGCTCAAAGAGCGGACTAGACGAAGCCCCAGGGTCCTTGCACTGATGGGATCATCATTCACCGGTATGCCATGACCATCATCGGATATCCGCAGGATCATATGCTTATCCTCACTTTTTTGTAAAAGAATAGTAATTCTGCCCTCTTCACGATCTTTGAAGGCATGCTTAAACGCATTGGTAATGAGCTCTGTAGCGATGAGTCCCAGCGGAATGGCCTTATCCAGGTCCAGTTCCACATCGTCACACTGCACATCCATGAGGATGTGACTCATGCGTGCCGCCTGGCCCCGGGCCATGAGGGAAGCGAGCTCACGGAGATGATCGCCAAAATTGATGGTGGACAGATTTCCTGACCTGTAAAGGCGGTCATGGACCATAGCCATGGCATGAATACGGGCCTGGCAATCCTGAAAGATGGCCACGTCCGCAGGATCATGGAGGGCGCTCGTTTGCAATTGCAGAAGGCTGGAGATGATCTGCATGTTGTTCTTCACCCGGTGATGGATTTCACGAAGAAGGACTTCCTTTTCCTCCAGCGAGGCGCGGATGTTTTCAGCGGCCTGCTTACGCTCGGTAATGACTTCCGTAAACATGACCACGCCGCCGATCTCCCCGTCCACCTCCATCCATGGGCGGACCTCCCAGCGCAGCCATTCTTCCTGACCGTCCGCCCGGATGAAGCGATCCTCATCCTTGCTGACCACGGCGCCCGCTAACGCCTGCCGGTGAATTTCCTTCCAGTCTTCCCCGATCTCCGGGAAGACCTCATAATGACTGCGGCCTAGGAGGGGTTGCGACTGCAAGTGATAATCCTCCCGCCAGCGGCGGCTGGCTGCGACATAACACATATCGTGATCAAACATGGCCACGGCCGCAGGGGTATGCTCGATGAGCATGCGAAGCTGCTTCTGCTGGTAATTGAGCACGCGCTCTGCCTCATGCCGCTGGGTGATGTCTTCCACCTGGGAGATGAAATAGGCAGGGCTGCCATCGGCCTCCTTCACCAGAGAAGCCGTGAGGACGATCCAGACGACGCTGCCATCTTTGCGGATGTAGCGTTTTTCCATCTGGTAATGGGTGATCTCACCCCGGATGAGCCGGTTGACGTTTTCCATATCCGCCTCCAGGTCATCTGGGTGGGTGATGTCCTGAAAGGTGCGGCCCAGCAGCTCCTCCTCGGTATAACCAACAATCTCACAAAGAGCCCGGTTCATGGTCATCCAGGTGCCATCCGGCTCTAGCAGGGCAAAACCGATGGCGGAATATTCAAAGGCATGGCGGAAGCGTTCCTCACTTTCCAGGAGGCCTGCCTCGGACATGACCTGCTTGGTGATATCTGCATTGGTACCTAGCATGCGCAGAGGAGTGCCGTCCGGGGCGCGCTGCAAGATGGCGTTTGTCTGGATGTAATGGACGCTTTCGTCCGGCCAGATGATGCGGAAAACAATGTTGAAATCCCGCTTTCCCTCCAGGGTTTCCTGTAGGGCCTGTAGAGTACCCGCCCTGTCATCGGGGTGGAGACGACTTTCCCAGATTTCATAACCCTGCCAAGGCTCAATGGCGCTGGTCTGATAAATCTGATGCATCAGGTCATCCCAGACAAGGTGATTGGTGACGATGTTCCAATCCCAGATGCCGATGCCGGCTGCCTGGGTGGCCAAAAGCAGGCGCTGGGAGCTTCCCTCCAGCTTTTCAGTCGTCATCCGGTGCTCTGAGATGTCCCGAGCCTCGGGGACCAAATAGGCCACACGTCCCTCTTCATTGAGCACAGGACTCAGGGAAAAATCCACGGGGCGGCAGGTGCCGTCCGCAGCCAGATAATCCGTTT is a genomic window containing:
- a CDS encoding ATP-binding response regulator produces the protein MMPIQEGDSSASSRTSLKVFIVEDESLVAMDLEERLIKMGYEVAGMADNGVEALEGILRENVDLVVMDIHLRDGIDGVDVAANLRKASNIPVIFITAHADEVTLRRAGQTEPFGYVLKPFDERELRATIEMALYRHRAETRLRKVERWLATTLRSIGDGVIATDDKGIITLINPLAESVTGWSCYEAIGRPLEEVLAIYGEDGTNETPAFYAEAMKAGVTIHMGESKRLRTKDGHEVPLDDSISPIRDDDGRITGCVVVFRDCTNSKKLQEERRRLETKMQETQRLESLGVLAAGIAHDFNNLLTVVTMNASLAKSFVPQESPVLRSLTDIQAAAERAAQLCNQMLAYAGQGPVSMEDICINELTRDTAQLLTTAISKKTALSLDLGDNMPKVKGDRSQLQQVIMNLVINASESLQDLPGKIKLKTRYMHVDQAYLEQCRAGNTLLEGDYLMIEVKDTGEGMPPEVMARIFDPFFTTKFTGRGLGLAAVLGIVRSHGGGLSVNSISGAGTTFRIYMPACAEVEKLAEAEQFHSTSWLGTGYALIVDDEATIRMAGQAVLSHLGFQVDTAEDGMRGLEKILRQSFNYKVVLLDLTMPNLDGREVYKIVRERMPHLPIIIMSGYSSHQATDLMNDGGPTSFIQKPFTVDTIKEKLMALLG
- a CDS encoding PAS domain S-box protein yields the protein MRLPAHRPFVRTLWLARCFVLACFALITCLSLSVLAGWAFDWPILLDWGAGQTTTKAMTALGMLLTGFAMLFSAASRWRAYRPWRRGLGLVAGILAFGVLVLGGGILLAQVNATFRMPAEAGFWGLVPTRGTGLCFLLFGLVLLSARSSLLLKIFSACLALAFTLAWLALLSLVYGDRPTEPNRIFGQISLPSVVGTLTLCAGLVMLRPREGLVRILMAQNHAGKLVRQLLPLALFLTSFFGLLRIWAQHHWGFSTEFGAAVYSTLIAVIMVFVILIHAQSVVRFERQKARSDKRIAKNLAERERRFRGIFNSTFQFIGLTSPEGVLLETNQSSLDAAGTVAAQEVGRPFWQCSWWRHSEAAQERLKDGITRAAAGEAVRFQTDYLAADGTCRPVDFSLSPVLNEEGRVAYLVPEARDISEHRMTTEKLEGSSQRLLLATQAAGIGIWDWNIVTNHLVWDDLMHQIYQTSAIEPWQGYEIWESRLHPDDRAGTLQALQETLEGKRDFNIVFRIIWPDESVHYIQTNAILQRAPDGTPLRMLGTNADITKQVMSEAGLLESEERFRHAFEYSAIGFALLEPDGTWMTMNRALCEIVGYTEEELLGRTFQDITHPDDLEADMENVNRLIRGEITHYQMEKRYIRKDGSVVWIVLTASLVKEADGSPAYFISQVEDITQRHEAERVLNYQQKQLRMLIEHTPAAVAMFDHDMCYVAASRRWREDYHLQSQPLLGRSHYEVFPEIGEDWKEIHRQALAGAVVSKDEDRFIRADGQEEWLRWEVRPWMEVDGEIGGVVMFTEVITERKQAAENIRASLEEKEVLLREIHHRVKNNMQIISSLLQLQTSALHDPADVAIFQDCQARIHAMAMVHDRLYRSGNLSTINFGDHLRELASLMARGQAARMSHILMDVQCDDVELDLDKAIPLGLIATELITNAFKHAFKDREEGRITILLQKSEDKHMILRISDDGHGIPVNDDPISARTLGLRLVRSLSYQMRAQIFFPQQTAGCCVEINFNV